TGCCCTCTATAATCCATTTCCAGACAAAGAAATTATCATAAGCTCGAAGGCTACATCCTGCTTTAGTACTTCAGATATAAAAATTTGGTACGGTTTATATGGGACATATTTAATAAATACAATTAATATACAGGAAGTTTTCCCTTCTCCAGAGCAATCCTATCGAATCGAATACATCTCTACCGGAGGAGATAAACTTATTTCGATTTTTACAGGGCTATTTTTTTCCATAAGCCGACATACTATGCGGGTAGATACTTGTTATCCCTTAAAAAAAAATACAGAATCAGAGCCTACATCTGAATTAAAATCAAATTCAGGACAGGATAACAAATTTAGTGACCTAGAGAAAGAAGTTGCTTTTTTAAAAGGAAAAATTTCGGGAATCGAATCAGCATTTCCGATGGTATCTTCTATTGCTTCAAACGTAAATAGAGAAAATTCAAGACCACATAGGGAAGACTATTTAAATGAATCGTTAGTCGATAGATACACTCGAGAAGATAATTCA
This sequence is a window from Leptospiraceae bacterium. Protein-coding genes within it:
- a CDS encoding OmpA family protein — its product is MKSVFLSAIILFLGCANTQQFALYNPFPDKEIIISSKATSCFSTSDIKIWYGLYGTYLINTINIQEVFPSPEQSYRIEYISTGGDKLISIFTGLFFSISRHTMRVDTCYPLKKNTESEPTSELKSNSGQDNKFSDLEKEVAFLKGKISGIESAFPMVSSIASNVNRENSRPHREDYLNESLVDRYTREDNSDASIYVHDKENFSTKEVNSSNSNTTLHSYFLFRINSYSLNLTEQKKIEKLRSVLKNQKNKVLIVGYSDKFGKFDSNLNLSWKRALEVKRFLVKLGVDGSKIQLSAGGEIGDAKLAQQSRRVDLFVLGGNL